A region from the Solibacillus sp. FSL H8-0523 genome encodes:
- a CDS encoding ABC transporter permease, with translation MMQITKSFILESIRNTGVFVGNIVTPFIFILCSWGCTLAIKDSPETLDFMIKGQFLPISIMLLVFAFAFSLTTVYLADLRANNTLHWLKRTSILPTTYFIGIGIGVFLLMNGALIAVLIGYALLISISWKALVTIIIICNFVFLAIYPLCFIVAGVTKNGKTAQSMLTPVMILFMFSITMPSLFITLSDKQPQDYYVFLAWNPMLYLTDTLQVQLQLHSETWLPIYQYAIILSVVCACLTVIAKKLYR, from the coding sequence ATGATGCAAATTACAAAAAGCTTTATTTTAGAATCCATTCGCAACACAGGTGTCTTTGTCGGTAATATTGTAACACCATTTATTTTCATTTTATGCTCGTGGGGCTGTACGCTCGCGATAAAGGATAGCCCTGAAACACTTGACTTCATGATTAAAGGTCAATTTTTGCCCATTTCGATTATGTTGCTCGTGTTTGCATTTGCCTTTTCACTGACGACTGTCTATTTAGCGGATTTACGCGCGAATAACACGTTACACTGGTTAAAACGCACGAGTATATTACCGACAACCTATTTTATCGGGATTGGAATTGGTGTATTTTTATTAATGAACGGCGCGCTTATTGCTGTACTAATTGGTTATGCGTTATTAATTTCAATATCATGGAAGGCACTTGTGACGATCATCATCATTTGTAATTTTGTGTTCCTTGCAATATATCCACTATGCTTTATCGTTGCCGGTGTAACAAAAAACGGCAAAACCGCGCAAAGTATGCTAACACCTGTGATGATCCTATTCATGTTTTCAATTACGATGCCGTCTCTATTTATAACGCTTAGCGACAAACAACCACAAGACTACTACGTCTTTTTAGCATGGAACCCAATGCTGTATTTAACAGATACATTGCAAGTTCAGCTTCAGCTCCATAGCGAAACATGGTTACCAATTTACCAATACGCCATCATTTTAAGTGTTGTTTGTGCATGCTTGACTGTGATTGCAAAAAAACTATATAGATAG
- a CDS encoding group-specific protein — protein MGLGFIISLVAIGIWTIIILSIMIPFNKKYVVRNKVTNKIDYEKTKIYLRWNVFDTLTLVLAIYTILCVQALNMLLSFEQTIENPFVQFFVNQSQAWVIVIVAYLITRISSTLKCIKAQFGDFNERDE, from the coding sequence ATGGGTTTAGGATTTATTATTTCGTTAGTTGCTATCGGGATTTGGACGATCATCATTTTATCGATTATGATTCCATTCAATAAAAAATACGTGGTGCGCAACAAAGTGACGAATAAAATCGATTATGAAAAAACAAAAATCTATTTACGCTGGAATGTCTTTGATACGTTAACACTCGTTCTAGCTATTTATACAATCCTTTGTGTGCAGGCATTGAATATGCTACTATCATTTGAACAGACAATAGAAAATCCCTTCGTCCAATTTTTTGTTAACCAATCTCAAGCATGGGTTATTGTCATTGTTGCCTATTTAATTACAAGAATTTCTTCCACATTAAAATGCATAAAAGCTCAGTTTGGTGATTTCAATGAACGAGACGAATGA
- a CDS encoding RNA polymerase sigma factor: MNETNEQLMEQLQHGHVDALSIIYERLHEPLYCFLFRYTKDEQLSVDIVHDAFEMLQKKNQDYQRKKGTVKSYLFQIGYRLLMNKLNRRKRWQTLLPFLVPTEKKQLQTEETLVIQAAISNLPDKQRAVILLAYYDDLPMDDIAQILSIPVGTVKSRLHHAMKTLKLELKEAFGHERGY, translated from the coding sequence ATGAACGAGACGAATGAACAATTGATGGAGCAGCTTCAACATGGTCATGTCGATGCATTATCGATCATTTATGAGCGTCTTCACGAACCGCTGTATTGTTTTTTATTTCGTTACACAAAAGACGAGCAGCTAAGTGTTGATATCGTGCACGATGCATTTGAAATGCTGCAAAAGAAAAACCAAGATTACCAACGAAAAAAAGGAACGGTTAAATCTTATCTTTTTCAAATTGGCTATCGCCTGCTTATGAACAAATTAAATCGTCGCAAACGTTGGCAAACGCTCTTACCGTTTCTAGTACCTACAGAAAAAAAGCAGCTGCAAACGGAAGAAACGCTCGTCATTCAAGCAGCGATTTCGAATTTACCTGATAAACAACGGGCCGTCATTTTGCTCGCCTATTACGACGATTTACCAATGGACGACATTGCACAAATTTTAAGCATCCCTGTAGGTACCGTAAAATCTCGACTACATCATGCGATGAAAACACTCAAGCTTGAATTAAAGGAGGCTTTTGGTCATGAAAGAGGATATTAA
- a CDS encoding DUF3278 domain-containing protein produces the protein MKNQIFNHFIGAIDARDEYQQQEIYKELAFSGIILYYLLMLLMGTSLIIDLLQQTFSLITPILLIVTIGYSGFLMKRLNKKELMATDCATPEEYEMNVHRLKRSSTLAGISWGLMMLLWMEYLMPLISREEISFSWAGVISWGIGGVLFGVAMYFIAKSKLEKHYE, from the coding sequence ATGAAAAACCAAATCTTTAACCATTTCATTGGAGCAATTGATGCACGAGATGAATACCAACAACAGGAAATCTACAAGGAGCTTGCCTTTAGCGGGATTATTCTTTATTACCTTTTGATGTTGCTTATGGGAACGAGCCTCATCATAGATCTTTTGCAGCAAACCTTTTCACTCATCACACCAATTTTACTTATTGTTACAATTGGCTATTCCGGTTTTCTAATGAAGCGCCTTAACAAAAAGGAATTGATGGCAACAGATTGTGCAACGCCTGAAGAATATGAAATGAACGTGCATAGATTGAAACGCTCATCTACGCTTGCAGGCATTAGCTGGGGATTAATGATGTTATTATGGATGGAATATTTAATGCCGCTCATCTCACGCGAGGAAATAAGCTTTTCATGGGCTGGCGTAATTAGCTGGGGTATCGGTGGTGTTCTTTTTGGCGTAGCGATGTATTTTATTGCGAAATCTAAACTAGAAAAGCATTATGAGTAA